ATAATCCTGATATACTGCTTTTGGATGAACCGACAAATCATTTGGATATGGACTCAATGGAGTGGCTTGAAGGGTATCTTAAAAGTTACAAAGGAATTGTAATTATAGTATCCCATGACAGGTATTTTTTAGATAATGTAGTGAATAAAATTGTTGAAATAGAAGATATGGAGGCTCTAACTTATAAGGGAAACTATTCTTCGTATGTTGCTCAAAAGGAAGAAAACTTAAGAATTCAGTTTGAACAGTTTAGAGAGCAGCAAAAAAAGATAAACTCCATGGAAAAAGCCATAAAGGATTTGAGAGACTGGGCTATGAGGGCAGACAACAACAAGTTCTTTAGAAGAGCTGCAAGCATGCAGATAAAGCTCGAAAAAATGGAGAGAATAGATAAGCCTGCTTTTGAGAAGCAGAATATGAAGCTTAATTTAAAAGCTGCACAGAGATCAGGAAATGAGACTATCAAGGCCATAGGACTATGTAAAAGCTACGAAGATAAGGTGATTTTTAAGAATGCTGATTTATTAATTAATTACGGCGAAAGAGTCGGACTAATTGGATCAAATGGATGTGGAAAAACTACGTTCTTAAGAATGCTTTTAGGTGAAGAGATACCTGATGCTGGCGCAGCTGAGTTAGGTGCTAGTGTGATGGCTGCTTATCTGCCTCAAAATATCACCTTTAAAAACGAAGAGCTTACTGTTCTTGAATGCTTTAGGGAGGATATTTTTATACTAGATGGAAAAGCGAGAGAATACTTGTCTAAGTTCATGTTCTTTGGGAACAGTGTGTTTAAGAAAGTAAAGCACCTATCCGGAGGAGAAAAAATTAGACTTAAGCTTGCTAAGCTTTTATATGAAGAGGTAAATTTATTGATACTGGATGAGCCTACTAATCACCTTGATATTGATTCTATTGAAACTATTGAAGAAGCCTTGGAGGATTTCAAAGGAACAATATTTTTCATTTCTCACGATAGATATTTTATCAATAAGATTGGTGAGAGGGTTATTGCTGTAGAGAATAATTGCTTTAAGAGCTACCTTGGAAATTATGATTACTATAAAGGCTTAAAGGAAGAGCTTAAGCAGCAGGAGGTCAAGGAACCCGTAGTAAAGGTAGAGAAAGTTAAGAAGCCTAAGAGTATTGATGAAGCTAAAAAGAAGGAAGCTGAAAAAGCTAAGGCTGAAGCAAAAATTGAAAATCTTGAAAGCGAAATAAATAGCATTGATATGGCTATGGCTGTTCCAGAATTAGATTATGAGGAGCTAAACAAGCTTTACAGTAGAAAAGAAGAACTGAGCAGGGAGCTGGAGGTAGTTATGGAGGCTTGGCTGAAAATTAGCAGTTAATTATAATTTTCAAGCAAATACGACAGGCTGTTAATTATGCACTATTGCTTGGAACACTATATTAATGTAAAATGAAATAAATGAATAACTCGATAATAGTAAAGTTAGCGAAAGCTAATGACACAAAGCTATAGGGACTACGGTGCTTAATGCACTACGTCAGCCAGCTGCCGAAGGTTAGCACTTGTGATGTGTTAAAGTGTAAAATGCTCAGCCTTTGCTGAGCATTTTTTTATTCTTTAAGCTTCATATTTTAACCTAGGCCATAGGGTTTTAATTTAATAGTCTAATCAGGAGGTTAAAATATGAATATTATTAAGCTTAAAAACACAATTGCAAAAGCTTTATGCTTTACAACCGTATTTAGCTTTACTATGTTAAATACAACCTTTATAAACAAGGAAGCAAATACTAACAATACTGTTCTTGCGGCAGAAGAAGCTCAAGTTGTATTTAACGGCTCAGTTTATGATGAAAAAGCTGAGTATTATCAATACTGTTTGAACAAGCTTGGCTATAAGGACTACGACAACATAGCGCTTGACACAGATGGATATTTTGGAGGCAAGTCTCAAAGTGCATTAAATAAATTTCTTAAGGATAACGGCTTTAGTTATTGCACTTCTACAGCCTTGGACAAGTTGATGGCTCTGGCTGAAAGTACAGCTAACAAGCCTTTTAATTCAGGTTTTGTATTGGACAAGAATAAGCTCATGCCTACAGCCTTTATTTATTCAAGCTTATCCAATATAAATAATTCAAAGGATCCTTTTTACTCAATGCAGGTATTAAAGGAGTTCCCTTTTATAATTACAATGAGACCGGATGAAATGTCCTACAAGTCTAAAAGAGTAGCTGAGTATATTAAGGCGAAAACCAAGCTGTTTGGATATGTAAACCTTGGTCCTGATAATCCAACAGCAATTAGAAGTGAATGGAGACAAGCTGATTTAAATAAAGTTAAAACTGAAATAGATTCAATTGCAGCAGCAGGCTGGTACGGAGTTTTTATAGATCAGTTTGGCTACGATTGGAATGAAACTAGAGAGAGACAAAATATAATAGTTGATTACATTCATAGTAAAGGTATGAAGGTTATGGCAAATTCCTGGTTTGTGGATGATTCACTAGGAAATAAAGTGGACAAGATTGCAAACCCAAAGGGATTACCGACTCATCTTAACTCTAATGACTGGTATCTAGTAGAAAGCTTTTTTAGTGACGGAGATTCCTATAGAGCAGACGCCTCTTACATAGAAAAGTATTTAAAGGTTAAGCAGTATAGAGACAAAATGAAGATAAATGTTGCTGCTCTGTCTTATAAGAGAGAGAGTGTGAGCTGGCAGGGGGCTTCTGAAGACATAAAAAATTCCTATATTTTAGCTCAGGTTTTAGGTTTTAACGGCTGGTGGTATGGAAAAACTGATAATGCCGATAATTTGCTTTATGGAAAAGATCCAAACATAAATCTAGGAAGGATTATTAGCCCTCTAAAGCTTAAAACAAATAATTTATATGCTGCAGAAACGGAAAGATATAAAATCGAATATTATGCTGGCAGCGTGCCTTCATTAAAATTAATTCCAAAGAAATAAAAAAGGGGCTGTCTCAAAATATGTTATTTCAGCGGTAATTTTATTCTAAACTATATTTTGAGACAGCCCCTTTTTATTCTATAGAAGTATAGCTTTTAGTTTTATAGAAAAGAACATCGTCTTTAACAGCACTTATATAAGATTCGTTAAAATAATTTTCCTCGTAAAGCAATAGTACTTTTATAGCATAATCTTTTCTTAGAGCCTTTAATTTATCTATTGAAGCTTGAACCCAATCTGAGGTGTCACTAAGCTCAAGCTTAGGGTTTTCTAAGCACAGCCCATCAATAAATTCGAAGGTATAGTTGAGTACTTGGTGCATTCCGTTGTTTTGAATTATTATTATATCCTCAAATAAACCTCTAATAGTATTTAACAGCTTTCTTGCGGAAAGAAGCATATCGTTTCTTAACCCTTCTGGCAAAACAGACCATTCAATATCTCCCAAAGTATCGAGAAATATG
The genomic region above belongs to Clostridium swellfunianum and contains:
- the abc-f gene encoding ribosomal protection-like ABC-F family protein is translated as MFELSLNGVKKYMDATLVLKNISFQVYSGEKVGIVGVNGSGKTTVLKLIAGIEPMNYWPGYPQTSSPGYDEGLIMKPKEATCAYLEQIPQYPDGEKVIDVLNLAFEEAHSIEKEMRKLEDKMKALEGGELEKALEQYSKLLQAYELKGGYDIEEKLSRICKGLKFEDSFLNKNFSLLSGGEKTTVVLGRLLMDNPDILLLDEPTNHLDMDSMEWLEGYLKSYKGIVIIVSHDRYFLDNVVNKIVEIEDMEALTYKGNYSSYVAQKEENLRIQFEQFREQQKKINSMEKAIKDLRDWAMRADNNKFFRRAASMQIKLEKMERIDKPAFEKQNMKLNLKAAQRSGNETIKAIGLCKSYEDKVIFKNADLLINYGERVGLIGSNGCGKTTFLRMLLGEEIPDAGAAELGASVMAAYLPQNITFKNEELTVLECFREDIFILDGKAREYLSKFMFFGNSVFKKVKHLSGGEKIRLKLAKLLYEEVNLLILDEPTNHLDIDSIETIEEALEDFKGTIFFISHDRYFINKIGERVIAVENNCFKSYLGNYDYYKGLKEELKQQEVKEPVVKVEKVKKPKSIDEAKKKEAEKAKAEAKIENLESEINSIDMAMAVPELDYEELNKLYSRKEELSRELEVVMEAWLKISS
- a CDS encoding endo alpha-1,4 polygalactosaminidase gives rise to the protein MISRREQFKNAKDYILYYGIGKEEELSKHDIAIVEPLGQTKETLDLMHKQGTLVIAYVSAIEISKHFPMFNLLKQEDFIHVNDNPLKNEEFETYLLNIGSKRWSSMLIQHIGNLIVNENYDGIFLDTLGDIEWSVLPEGLRNDMLLSARKLLNTIRGLFEDIIIIQNNGMHQVLNYTFEFIDGLCLENPKLELSDTSDWVQASIDKLKALRKDYAIKVLLLYEENYFNESYISAVKDDVLFYKTKSYTSIE